Below is a window of Halomonas sp. Bachu 37 DNA.
CACCGCTTCCACCGCATCCGCCAAGATCGATTCGCGGCGGTGCCCGCCGCTTTTCATTTCCCCCGAGCCCAGGCGCAGGCATTCGCCGAATGTCATTTCCCTGGCCAGTTCCGCCAGGGTCTGGCCTTTTACCAGGCGCGCGCGCAAGCGCGACAGTTGTCCTTCTCGCGCCTGGGGGAAGCGCTCGAAAAGCGCTTCGGCAATGACGAAATTGACGATCGAATCGCCCAGGAACTCCAGACGCTCATTGTTGCGACCACCATAGCTACGGTGGGTCACGGCCAGCTCCAGCAGCGTCTCGTCCTGGAAAGTATGGCCGATTCGTCGGCAAAAAGCGGGTAAAGGATTACTCACGGTGCTCCTGGGTCATTCTCGACTTTAAAGGTTGTAATGGGGCGTGTACCGGCATCAATGAATCCCTCGTACACTCGTGAAGCTGGGCAAACCACCATCCCAATGCATCCACACGGCAAAGGCACGACCGACGATATTCTCCTGGGGCACGAACCCCCAGTAGCGACTATCGTTGGAGTGATCGCGATTATCGCCCATGGTGAAATAATAGCCCTCTGGAACTTCGATTTCGCGCATTTGCGGACCGGGATCCCGAGGGTTGTTGTAGATGAAGTGAGTCGCTTCGCTCAATTGTTCTTCAAACAACAGCTCGCGAGGATTTTCCTGCGGCCCCTCTTCGATCAACTGCTTCGGCACGGCTTCGTCGTTGACATAAAGCTGCTTGCCTTCGTAGCGAATACGATCACCAGGCAGGCCGATGACCCGCTTGATGAAATTCACCGATGGCTCTTCGGGAAAACGAAACACCATGACGTCGCCACGTTCGGGGTCGTCGACTTCCAGTATCCGGGTATGGACCACCGGCAAGCGCAATCCGTAGGCATACTTGTTGACGAGGATGAAATCCCCTACATCAAGCGTCGGGCGCATCGACCCCGAGGGAATCTGAAAGGGCTCGATGATAAAGCTGCGTACCACCAGTACTACCAGCAATACCGGAAAGAACGACCGCGCATAATCGACCGGCCACGGCTCCTTGAGCAACTTCTCGCGCGTTTTGGCATCTAGCCCTTCCATGGTGGAAGCTTCCGCGCTCGCGATACGCTGGTGCCGCTTGGGACGCCACCAGACGACATCCAACAGATAGATAACGCCGGAGACGGCAACCGCCAGCACCAGCAGAAGCGAAAAATCCATGATGAGCGAAAATCCCTAGTCGTTGACCTTGAGCACGGCAAGGAAGGCGTCCTGGGGGATTTCCACTCGGCCGACCTGTTTCATGCGTTTTTTACCTGCCTTCTGTTTTTCCAGCAGTTTCTTCTTGCGCGAGACATCGCCACCATAACACTTGGCGGTCACGTTCTTGCGCAGTGCTTTCACCGTCGACCGGGCAACAACCTGACCACCGATAGCGGCCTGAATCGCCACATCGAACATCTGGCGGGGGATCAATTCCTTCATTTTCTCGACCAGTAACCGGCCACGACCGTGGGCATGATCACGGTGGATGATCACCGCCAGTGCATCGACCTTGTCGCCGTTGATCAAGACATCCAGGCGGACCAGTTTGGCCGCTTCGAATCGCTCGAAATTGTACTCCAGGGAAGCATAGCCACGGGATATGGACTTGAGACGGTCGAAGAAGTCCATTACCACCTCTGACATGGGCAGCTCGTAGCTGAGCTGAATCTGGTTACCCAGGAACTGCATGTCCAGCTGCGTACCACGACGTTGCTCGCACTCCATGATCACATTGCCGACATACTCTTGCGGCACCAGGATGCTGGCCCGCACGATGGGCTCGCGCATCTCGTCCACATCGGCCATGTCCGGCAGCTTCGAGGGGTTGGAGACATAACTGATATCGCCATTCTTCATGGCCAGCTCGTACACCACGGTGGGTGCCGTAGTCAGCAGGTCGAGATCGTATTCCCGCTCCAGCCGCTCCTGGATGATCTCCATGTGCAGCGTGCCGAGAAACCCCACCCGGAAGCCGAAGCCCAGGGCATCCGAATTCTCCGGCTCGTACTCCAGCGAGGCATCGTTGAGCGCAAGCTTTTCCAGCGCGTCGCGGAAGTCCTCGTAATCATCGGCACTGACCGGGAACATGCCGGCGTAGACCTGAGGCTTGACCTTCTGGAAACCGGGCAGCCGCGGCACATCCGGCGTCTTGGTGTGAGTGATGGTATCCCCCACCGGAGCCCCCTGGATCTCCTTGATACCGGCAACGATGAAACCCACCTCCCCGGCACGCAGAATATCGGTCTGCTTGCGCAGCGGCGTGAAGATACCCACCTCGGTGGCTCCCCAATCCCGCCCGGTGGACTTGATACGGATCTTGTCGCCCTTGCGCAGCGTACCGTCGAACAGCCGCACCAACGACACCACGCCCAGGTAGTTATCGAACCAGGAGTCGATGATCAGGGCCTGCAGCGGAGCGTCAGGGTCGCCCTTGGGTGGTGGAATATCACGCACCAGCCGTTCCAGCAGGGCGTCGATGCCGATGCCGCTCTTGGCCGAGACCTGACACGCATCGGTGGCATCCAGACCGATGATCTCCTCCACTTCCTGAGCGACCCTGTCCGGGTCGGCCTGAGGCAGATCGATCTTGTTGAGCACCGGCAGAACTTCAAGCCCCTGCTCGACAGCGGTATAACAATTGGCCACCGATTGCGCCTCGACTCCCTGAGCGGCATCCACCACCAGCAGAGCGCCCTCGCAAGCGTACAGCGAGCGCGAGACCTCGTAGGAGAAATCCACATGCCCCGGGGTGTCGATAAAGTTCAGCTGGTAGGTCTGGCCATCCTGTGCCGTATAGTCCAGGGTCACCGACTGGGCCTTGATGGTAATCCCACGTTCGCGCTCGATATCCATGGAATCAAGCACCTGCTCTTTGAGCTCTCGCTCTGTCAGCCCACCGCACGTCTGAATCAGGCGATCCGACAGGGTCGATTTCCCGTGGTCGATATGAGCGATGATGGAGAAGTTGCGGATATGCTTGAGCTTGCCGTTGGACACGTCGTGGGACATCGAATCTGTTCTACCTTTTGGTTCGAGCCGGCCTGCAACATGGCCGGATCGGAAACGGTGTGGTGGGTGAATGGATGAAGAAATGGTGCGCCTTCACCTTCACCAAAAAGAGAATGGCCGCCATTGTAGCGAGATGCGAGGGCTAGGAACAGCAATCCGGCGGCACAAGGCCGCCGGATGGAACTACTCAAGTGTGTGATTTTCTATCGATCAGCACACCGGATGGCATCAGCCTAGTCGCTGCCCAGACGCAACGCGACGAACAGGGAGCGCCCATCCCGATACAAACGTACCGGCACGGCCCGGTCGCCAGGTAGCTCTTCAGCCACTTCTCGCAACTCTTGCGCCGAAGAAACCGAGCGATTATCGAGACTGACCAAAATATCACCGGAACGAATACCTGCCTGAGCAGCCGCACTCTGCGACTCCACCTGGCGCACCAGGACACCGCCGGAAATATCCAGACGCTCCCGCATGGCCTCATCCAGTTCATCCACCACGATACCTAGCCGGGCCTGATTGTCGGCCTCATTCTCGGCAACTCGCGTCTCGCTATCCGGCCAGTGCCCCAGCTCGACCTCTTCGGTCATTTGCTCTCCGTCACGCAGCAGCGTCAGCGTGACTTCGCTTCCGGGGCTGGTACGACCGATCAGGCGCGGCAGCGTACTGGAGCGCTCGACCTCCTCGCCGTTCACTTCCAGAATGATATCTCCTGCCTGCAGCCCGCCGTTTGCCGCCGGCCCTTCGGGGTCAAGATCGGCTATCAAGGCACCGCTGGCCTGCTCCATGCCGAAGGATTCCGCCAGATCGCGCGATACCGGCTGGATCATGACGCCCAGCCAACCGCGGTCGACCCGGCCACCTTCGCGAAGCTGCTCGGCTACGTCCATGGCCACATTGATGGGAATGGCGAACGAAACCCCCATGAAGCCGCCGCTGCGGGTAAAGATTTGCGAATTGATCCCGACCACTTCACCGGCCAGGTTGAACAAGGGCCCACCGGAATTGCCCGGATTGATCGCCACGTCCGTCTGAATGAACGGGACATAGGCGTCGCGCGGCAAGGTGCGGTTGATGGCGCTGACGATTCCCGCCGTCACGGAATGATCGAAACCGAAGGGGGAGCCGATCGCCGCTACCCACTCCCCGACTTTCAACACATCGGAATCACCCAGGCTCAAGGTCGGCAAGTCCTCGGCATCGATCTTGAGTACCGCCACATCGGTTTGCACGTCACTCCCCACCACCGTGGCCTCGAGTTCGCGACGGTCATTCAGGCGCACCAGTATCTCGTCCGCTTCCGCCACCACATGGGCATTGGTCATGATATAGCCATCTTCACTGATGACGAATCCCGACCCCAGCGACTGGCGCTCCTGACCACGCCCTGGAGCACCACTTCCCGGCGGAGTGGGAAAACGATCGCCGAAGAAGTGACGGAATATTTCAGGGACTTCCTGATCGAAACCATGCAAGGATGGCCCGCTGGGGCTCTGCACTACCCGACTGGTGGAGATGTTGACTACCCCGGGCGCTGCCTCTTCGACCAGTTGCGTGAAATCCGGCAGGTCTTGCTGCGCCTGGGCATGGCTACTCAACAGCAGTAGCGCCGCCAGACAAAGCCACAGGGTGGAGGGAAGAATCAAACGCTTCATGCAAGGCTCCTACTACGCTAGTGATACTCGAACCAGAGTGCTCGAACCAAAGGATAGTGCCACCTGCTGACACCGGAGAACCAATTACAGCTCGGCTGTCTGTTACGGAAAGTTTAACAGACCAACCGTGGCCGAAAGCGTTCCATTTTTCTGGATAGAAAATAGCGCAGGCCGCAAGCTGCGCAGGCCAAGGCGAAGAAGAACGCCACCGGCGGAGCCCATGCAGGCAATTGTAGCGCCTGCACAAGACCGGCCGACACCAGCGCCAGTAGCAGTGGTACGCCGTAGGTGAATAATGCTAACCAAGTAACAATTCTCGCCGGAATCGCCACGCTGACGGTATCGCCGATTTGCGGTGAAGGTGACGAGCCCAGCGCGACGGAGATACGCCTTTTTTCCTGCCTGGCCAACAACCCCAGGCCACAGCCACGGCCTTGCGCACATCGGCTGCAACCTTGTCGCGGTGACACTTCCACCAAAGCATGGTGCTCATCGCAGGCCAATACGACACCGGTTTCCAGCACTACACAGCCATAAGACGATTGGCATAAGCTGGTGTCGGATGTATCAGCCATCTTGTGAACCGTCGTCGAAGGTGGGATCAGAAGTGAATTCAACCGAATGCGCGATGCGTTCCAGCACGCTGGGGGGAACCTCCCCTAGCACCACGACCTGCCAGTCGCGCTGCTGATGTCGGAATGAAAGGATGGTGGCGCTGGTGACACCCAATCGGTGCACCCCTGAAGGCAGCCGGGACTCGACACCCGTGTCCGGCTCGACGAAGATGCTGACCGAGGCGAGCCCGTCGCTGAAGACCTGGTGTCGGCGTGCGGTACCTCGACTTGAGTGGGTCAAGACGGGTTGGGCGATGAATCCAGGCGGCAACCAGGCCGCTTCCCAGTCTCGCTTGGGTGCCATGCGCGTCTGATCGAATTCGACATACCCTGAATACCGTTCCGGCGCCTGGAGCTGGGTAAGCAGAAATGTTTCCAGTATGCCCTTCCCAGCATCCAGCACCACCTGCTTCAGAACCAGCCCGCTAGCGCGGTCGAGCCACCAGTGATGCTGGTAGCGTTGATCATCGCGAGGCAGGATTTCCAGACGCAAGGCCGGGCGCCCGGCAACGCGCTCCTCCTCACCCAACCGAAACTCGTAATAGTTGGCCAGGTGCTCGGCAATTGCGCCGGGAGAAGCCGCGACGTCATCATCAAGGCCCTGGGCCCAGCGAACACGCCCGACACGTGCCTGGCGCTCGAAACTGACCGGAGGTCCGTCCAGAAATTGCACCACTTGCTGCTGAACCCCATCATTGACGCGATGTGACAATGCGAGGGTTCTCGCCCCACCGTCACCTACCGTGACGGCGCGCGCCTGGAAAATATAACACTGGCTTGCCCAAAGGCTTCGTTCCAGCCAGCGCTGTGCCGAGGCAGGATTATTCCACTCTTCCAGGCGGGCGCAATCGAACCGGCTGTCGGTTGAGGCCGCACGCTCTTCCTCGGCATGAACCACATTCGTCACGGCTAACCCGACCAGGCAGGCCATCGCCAAGGTACGAAATCGGGACTGCCCATATTGGCCTAAAGACATGGCTCGCCTCGAGACATCACTTTCCTAGAGCACTCTTTACAACCGTTTTGTTCACCTTGAGCGCCACGATCAGTGTGGCGTTCATCGTCCAGATCGCTCAGCGCTGACCCAAGGGCTCGCTACCACTGGATGCACGCAGAAGCGGCAACCAACCTTCGCCACTACCGTAGGCAGCACCTTCTGCATGGCGATCAAGATAGGATTGCAACAGACGAACTTGTTCGCCATCCAACTGGAGTGCGCCCTGGTTCGGCGTGGTCGGGTTCGCCATGGAACTGCCGACATTCATCAGCTGGCTCTGGCTGGCGCGGTTGTTCATGCGAAAAGGTGTCTGTTCGAAGACGGGCATCTCGGCGGAGACGCTTGCTGTCTGGGCACCGGAGGTGGCATTTGAGGCCACGCTCGGCATGCTTGCGGTAGAACTGCCCAGATTTACCGGCTGAACCTGACGCTGTTCGGGCGAACTCGCCATATCGCTGCTGCCCGCTCCCTCACCGGAAAAACCACTGTAGAACTGGACACCGGTGATCACCATCAGCGAGACGGCAGCCGCCACTCCGGCGCCACGGGCGAAGGAAATGCCATGACGAGCCGGTACTGCGTCGTCGCGCTCCACACCCGGCGCCGGCTCATCCTGCAGTCGCGCCATGATGCCCGCCGAAAGATCGGTCGTGAGGTCGACGTCATGGTCGCGCTGCATGACACTACGAGCCAAGTGATATCTTCGCCATGTATCCGCCGCATCGGCGTCCCCCGGCAGGGACTTGAGAATCCGACGCAATTCAAGTTCATCGCTCTCACTATCCATCAATGCGGAAAGCGACTCTCGTGCGTTATGACTCATATTTCACACCCTCACTGACAAGGTCATCACCCTGTACCGTCAACAACAACCCGTCTAGCGGGCCGGCTCAGGTTCTTATGACGTCATCATCGCCGGACAGTTCAGCGACAATAACAAAACAGTTGGTTTATGTGGCGCAGCTCAACTTCGCTGCCTTCCCGCTCACGATTCGCGGCTATGGTTCGCGACTATTGCGCGATGTCGTTACCAATGGCCGAATATGCTCATCCACCGCTTCACGGGCACGGAAGATGCGCGATCTCACCGTCCCCACAGGGCACTGCATGATCTGAGCAATATCCTCGTAGGCCAGCCCGTCGAACTCACGCAGCGTTATGGCGGTACGCAAGTCTTCAGGCAGGTTCTCGATCGCCTCGAATACCGCAACCTCGAGTTGGTCGCGGGAGATTGCCGCTTCGGGCGATTCTGGATCGGCCAGGCGTCCGCTGTGATCGAGTATTTCCGCATCGACGATATCCAGATCGCTGCCCGGCGGCCTGCGCCCCTTCGACACCAGGTGATTCTTGGCCGTGTTGATAGCAATACGGTACATCCAGGTATAAAACGCACTCTCTGCACGAAATTTGCCCAATGCGCGGTACGCCTTGATAAAGGCCTCTTGAGCGACATCCTGTACTTCGGCGTGATCGTGGACATAACGGCCTATCAGGCCAAGAATCTTGTGCTGGTATTTCTTCACTAATAAATCGAAAGCGCGTGTATCACCTTGCTGGGCTCGTTCCACTAGCTGCTGATCTGTCTCCCGTGTGCCCATTCAAACACTCCCCTTGGCCCGTTGCGTCACGCCAGACACTGTTCCTTTTCGCCACGGATGGTGGGCTTTCACGACATGCAGCATAGTGTCCCTTGAGCAATCGAAAATGATGACCAGAAATCGACGACAATATAATGATGCGAAGCCCGACTTGATGATGATTGAATGGCTTCGGCGAAATTTTACTGACAAGTGTTACGCGTTGGCGACAGAGCATCAAGCCTTTCGTCGATAGCGACAAACCCAGCGGCTGACCACACCTCTCATCCTATAGTTCCGCAACAATTGATTTTTACCGCCAACGCGAGCGATAGTAGGTGGCATTCCACGCCACTCGCGCAAGCTTACAGGTAGCAAGATGTCACAACAGCAGGTCAACAACCTCAACGTTCTCGCCCAGGACGTCCTGATCACTCCCGAGTCGCTCAAGGATGCCGTTCCGCTTACCGCCACCGCCGAGCGCTCGGTAATCGAAGGCCGTCGCACCATCCAGAATATTCTCGAAGGCAAGGACCCGCGCTTGCTAGTAGTGGTCGGCCCTTGCTCGATCCATGATGTCGAGGCAGCGCTCGATTATGCCCGTCGCTTGAAGCAACTGGCCGAGGAGGTCAAGGAGAGCCTATATATCGTGATGCGTGTCTATTTCGAGAAACCACGCACCACGGTGGGTTGGAAAGGCCTGATCAACGACCCGCACCTCAACGACTCGTTCGAGATCGAGGAGGGCTTGCACATCGCCCGCAAACTGCTGGTCGATCTGGCCGAACTGGGCCTCCCGCTGGCGACTGAAGCGCTCGATCCGATCTCCCCCCAGTACATGCAGGATTGTATCAGCTGGTCGGCGGTCGGTGCCCGTACCACGGAATCCCAGACACACCGAGAAATGGCGTCAGGCCTTTCCTGCCCGGTCGGCTTCAAGAACGGCACCGACGGCAGCCTCGACGTGGCGATCAATGCCTTGCAATCCGTTGCTCACCCACACAATTTCCTCGGCATCAACCAGGCGGGCCAGGTTGCCATAATTCGCACTCGCGGCAACGCGTACGGCCACGTAGTTCTGCGCGGCGGCAACGGCAAGCCCAATTACGATAGTGTCAGTGTCGCGCTGGCCGAGCAGGAACTGAAGAAAGCCGGCCTCTCCCCCAACATCATGATCGACTGCTCCCATGCCAACTCCAACAAGGATGCGGCACTTCAGCCACTGGTGCTTGACAACGTCACCAACCAGATTCTGGAAGGCAATCATTCCATCATCGGCCTGATGGTGGAATCCAACATCGGCTGGGGCAACCAGAAGATGACCGAGGATCTCAGCCAACTGACCTACGGCGTCTCGATCACCGATGCCTGCATCGATTGGGATACCACCGTGACTGCGTTCAAGCGCATGAACGAGAAACTGGCTCCGGTACTGATCAAGCGTACCGCCGCCTGAACTAACCTCAACGGTCTGTCAATAGCGCCCTTTGGGGCGCTATTTTTGTTTTTGCTCCCCGTCCAGAACTCAGGCGATCTCGCGTCGAAACGGCGGCAAAGCTTCCAGCAGTGCCTGGCCGTAACGGCGTGTCAGGACACGCCGATCCAGCAAGGTGATGCGCCCGCTATCACTCTCCTTTCGAATCAGGCGGCCACAGGCCTGAACCAGCTTGATCGAGGCGTCGGGCACACTGATTCGCATGAACGGGTTGCCGCCCTGGCTTTCGATCCACTCCGCCAGGGTGGCGCCGACCGGATCATCCGGCACGGCGAACGGCAAGCGGGTTATCACCACATGAGTCAGATAACGGCCCGGCAAGTCGATTCCCTCGGCAAAACTCGCCAATCCGAAGATGACGCTGCCGGCATTGCGGTCCACTGCTGCCCGATGGCGCTCGATCAACTCACGCTTGGGTAGCGCATCCTGCGCCAGTACCCGCTCTCTGATTGTCGCAGGCAACGCCTTCTCCACGGCACGCAGCTGGGCGCGAGAGGAAAACAGCACCAGAACCGCCTCATTCTTATCGAGGGACGCAACGAACTTGACGATGGCGCGCTCATGCCCCTCGCGGTCGCTGGGGTCCATCGCTTCCGCCGGAATGCTGAGCAGCGCCTTGGAATAATCGAACGGGCTGGGCAGCGATTGGTAGCGATAGCGATTGGCCAGGCCCGCCCGCTCCTGAATACGCTCGAAACGCCCCAGTGCCGTGAGGGTGGCCGAGGTGACCACCGCTCCATGGCAGCGCCCCCACAAGTTCTTGGCCAGCGTGTGGGCGGCGGAAACGGGGCTTGCCGAGAACACCAGTTCCGCCTCGCCGGCCGGTCGTGTCAGATCCAGCCAGCGCGCCCGCGGCGGGGCGTCAACGGGGTCCGTTTCACTGAAGGCTTGCCATAGCGCATGCGCATCGAGGGCACGGCCATGAACCAGGGCGACCAGGGGCAACCAGCTTTCCGCCTGCTCCCGGTCCAGCCCTGTGGCTTTGTCGGGGTCAAGACTTTCGCGCAGGATATCGCTGATGGTTTCCAGATTGCGCGAAAGCTCGGCGAACATGACCAGTAATTGCCCCGCCTGCTCGCGCAATGCCTCGGGGATACGCCCGTTCTCGAAACGCTGCTGCCAGCGGGTCTCGCCTTCGTGAAGCCCATTCGGGCGCTCGGCAATTTCATGCCCTACCCGAAATACATCCCCCAACAAAGGCTCCAATCCATTGATCAGTTCCGGCAGCGTGGCCAGCAGGCGCGCCACGGTGGGCTGAACCGCTAATGCCTGGTTCAGGTCGGTGAGGCTTCCCTTGAGCATCTGCAACCAGCGCAAGCCCGCCGTTACCGCAAAGCGGTAGGCAAAGTGGGACAGCGCCTTGTCCGGCAGATGATGGCCTTCATCGAAGATATAGATACAGTCGGCGGGATCGGGAAGTATCGCCCCTCCGCCCAGCGCCAGGTCCGCCAGCACCAGGTCGTGGTTGGCCACGATCACATCGGCGCTCTCCATCTCGCGCCGGGCGCGAAAGAAGGCACAGGCGCCGAAATGGCCGCACCGCCGGCCGGTACACTGACGATGGTCCACGGTCAAACGGCGCCACTGATGATCCTCGATGGTCTGCGGCCAGGTATCGCGATCCCCTTCCCATTCACCGCTGCCATAGGCTTCCCCCAGTTGCGTGGCGAGCTCGCCGACATCGCCGCCCTTTTCCTGTAGCGACTGCTCGAATAGCGACAGAGTGGGATTGACCTCGGTCCCTTCCAGAGCCTGATCCAGACGCGCCACGCATACGTAACGTCCTCGCCCCTTGGCCAGGGCATAGCGAAAGGCGATGCCGCTATGCTTGGCTAGGGCGGGAAGATCCTGGTTCAGCACCTGCTCCTGAAGCGCTACGGTAGCGGTCGACACGACCAGGCGCTTGCCGCGAGCCTTGGCAATGGGCAAAGCCGCCAGCAGGTAGGCCAGTGTCTTGCCGGTACCCGTGCCGGCCTCCAGCACGCAGACATGGGTATCATTGACTCGCTTGCCGTCATCATCGCTTTGAATGTCGCCCAGGGTGCGAGCGATTTCGGCGATCATCAGTCGCTGGCTGTAACGGGGGGTGAGATCCAGCCCTTCCACCACGTTGCGGTAGGCGGTCTGGATCTCTTCCTTGAGGGTGCTATCCAGCATGGGGCTTAAAGCAATCCTTCCGGAGGATGCTCGCAGGGCAGCTTTTCGTTGATATAGCGCTCGATCTCCGGCAGCGAGAAGGCGTCTTCTTCGCCCACGAAACTGATGGAGACGCCCTTGGCACCGGCACGACCGGTACGCCCGATACGGTGGACATAGTCCTCAGGATCTTCGGGCAAGGTGTAGTTGATCACGTGGCTGACATCCTCGATATGGATGCCTCGGCCGGCAACATCGGTGGCCACCAGCACCTGGATCTCGCCTTCGCGGAAGCTCTCCAGGGTCTTGATACGCTGGTTCTGCGGCACATCACCGGACAGCATGGCGGCGTTAATACCCGCTTTCTTCAGCAGGTCGTCGAGCTTGCGCACCAGGTCGCGGCGGTTACCGAACACCATGACGCGCTCGAAGTTCTCCTGTTCAAGCAACCTGACCAGCAGGCGCTGCTTGTCGTCATCCGCCACCACGTAGACACGCTGCTCGATATTGGCCTGGTTTTCGACGGTGACCTCGATTTCGACGTGCGCCGGGTC
It encodes the following:
- the rpoE gene encoding RNA polymerase sigma factor RpoE — protein: MGTRETDQQLVERAQQGDTRAFDLLVKKYQHKILGLIGRYVHDHAEVQDVAQEAFIKAYRALGKFRAESAFYTWMYRIAINTAKNHLVSKGRRPPGSDLDIVDAEILDHSGRLADPESPEAAISRDQLEVAVFEAIENLPEDLRTAITLREFDGLAYEDIAQIMQCPVGTVRSRIFRAREAVDEHIRPLVTTSRNSREP
- a CDS encoding MucB/RseB C-terminal domain-containing protein, whose product is MSLGQYGQSRFRTLAMACLVGLAVTNVVHAEEERAASTDSRFDCARLEEWNNPASAQRWLERSLWASQCYIFQARAVTVGDGGARTLALSHRVNDGVQQQVVQFLDGPPVSFERQARVGRVRWAQGLDDDVAASPGAIAEHLANYYEFRLGEEERVAGRPALRLEILPRDDQRYQHHWWLDRASGLVLKQVVLDAGKGILETFLLTQLQAPERYSGYVEFDQTRMAPKRDWEAAWLPPGFIAQPVLTHSSRGTARRHQVFSDGLASVSIFVEPDTGVESRLPSGVHRLGVTSATILSFRHQQRDWQVVVLGEVPPSVLERIAHSVEFTSDPTFDDGSQDG
- the lepA gene encoding translation elongation factor 4; this translates as MSHDVSNGKLKHIRNFSIIAHIDHGKSTLSDRLIQTCGGLTERELKEQVLDSMDIERERGITIKAQSVTLDYTAQDGQTYQLNFIDTPGHVDFSYEVSRSLYACEGALLVVDAAQGVEAQSVANCYTAVEQGLEVLPVLNKIDLPQADPDRVAQEVEEIIGLDATDACQVSAKSGIGIDALLERLVRDIPPPKGDPDAPLQALIIDSWFDNYLGVVSLVRLFDGTLRKGDKIRIKSTGRDWGATEVGIFTPLRKQTDILRAGEVGFIVAGIKEIQGAPVGDTITHTKTPDVPRLPGFQKVKPQVYAGMFPVSADDYEDFRDALEKLALNDASLEYEPENSDALGFGFRVGFLGTLHMEIIQERLEREYDLDLLTTAPTVVYELAMKNGDISYVSNPSKLPDMADVDEMREPIVRASILVPQEYVGNVIMECEQRRGTQLDMQFLGNQIQLSYELPMSEVVMDFFDRLKSISRGYASLEYNFERFEAAKLVRLDVLINGDKVDALAVIIHRDHAHGRGRLLVEKMKELIPRQMFDVAIQAAIGGQVVARSTVKALRKNVTAKCYGGDVSRKKKLLEKQKAGKKRMKQVGRVEIPQDAFLAVLKVND
- the rnc gene encoding ribonuclease III, with translation MSNPLPAFCRRIGHTFQDETLLELAVTHRSYGGRNNERLEFLGDSIVNFVIAEALFERFPQAREGQLSRLRARLVKGQTLAELAREMTFGECLRLGSGEMKSGGHRRESILADAVEAVIGAIYLDAGMEVVRDRVLAWYAERLAGISLQDTQKDPKTRLQEFLQSRQVALPRYEVVLVKGEAHAQLFTVECHIDLLDEHTTGKGPSRRHAEQQAAEEALTRLESSKGKAS
- a CDS encoding DegQ family serine endoprotease, whose product is MKRLILPSTLWLCLAALLLLSSHAQAQQDLPDFTQLVEEAAPGVVNISTSRVVQSPSGPSLHGFDQEVPEIFRHFFGDRFPTPPGSGAPGRGQERQSLGSGFVISEDGYIMTNAHVVAEADEILVRLNDRRELEATVVGSDVQTDVAVLKIDAEDLPTLSLGDSDVLKVGEWVAAIGSPFGFDHSVTAGIVSAINRTLPRDAYVPFIQTDVAINPGNSGGPLFNLAGEVVGINSQIFTRSGGFMGVSFAIPINVAMDVAEQLREGGRVDRGWLGVMIQPVSRDLAESFGMEQASGALIADLDPEGPAANGGLQAGDIILEVNGEEVERSSTLPRLIGRTSPGSEVTLTLLRDGEQMTEEVELGHWPDSETRVAENEADNQARLGIVVDELDEAMRERLDISGGVLVRQVESQSAAAQAGIRSGDILVSLDNRSVSSAQELREVAEELPGDRAVPVRLYRDGRSLFVALRLGSD
- the lepB gene encoding signal peptidase I, which codes for MDFSLLLVLAVAVSGVIYLLDVVWWRPKRHQRIASAEASTMEGLDAKTREKLLKEPWPVDYARSFFPVLLVVLVVRSFIIEPFQIPSGSMRPTLDVGDFILVNKYAYGLRLPVVHTRILEVDDPERGDVMVFRFPEEPSVNFIKRVIGLPGDRIRYEGKQLYVNDEAVPKQLIEEGPQENPRELLFEEQLSEATHFIYNNPRDPGPQMREIEVPEGYYFTMGDNRDHSNDSRYWGFVPQENIVGRAFAVWMHWDGGLPSFTSVRGIH
- a CDS encoding SoxR reducing system RseC family protein, producing the protein MADTSDTSLCQSSYGCVVLETGVVLACDEHHALVEVSPRQGCSRCAQGRGCGLGLLARQEKRRISVALGSSPSPQIGDTVSVAIPARIVTWLALFTYGVPLLLALVSAGLVQALQLPAWAPPVAFFFALACAACGLRYFLSRKMERFRPRLVC
- a CDS encoding sigma-E factor negative regulatory protein, which translates into the protein MSHNARESLSALMDSESDELELRRILKSLPGDADAADTWRRYHLARSVMQRDHDVDLTTDLSAGIMARLQDEPAPGVERDDAVPARHGISFARGAGVAAAVSLMVITGVQFYSGFSGEGAGSSDMASSPEQRQVQPVNLGSSTASMPSVASNATSGAQTASVSAEMPVFEQTPFRMNNRASQSQLMNVGSSMANPTTPNQGALQLDGEQVRLLQSYLDRHAEGAAYGSGEGWLPLLRASSGSEPLGQR
- a CDS encoding 3-deoxy-7-phosphoheptulonate synthase, with product MSQQQVNNLNVLAQDVLITPESLKDAVPLTATAERSVIEGRRTIQNILEGKDPRLLVVVGPCSIHDVEAALDYARRLKQLAEEVKESLYIVMRVYFEKPRTTVGWKGLINDPHLNDSFEIEEGLHIARKLLVDLAELGLPLATEALDPISPQYMQDCISWSAVGARTTESQTHREMASGLSCPVGFKNGTDGSLDVAINALQSVAHPHNFLGINQAGQVAIIRTRGNAYGHVVLRGGNGKPNYDSVSVALAEQELKKAGLSPNIMIDCSHANSNKDAALQPLVLDNVTNQILEGNHSIIGLMVESNIGWGNQKMTEDLSQLTYGVSITDACIDWDTTVTAFKRMNEKLAPVLIKRTAA